The genomic stretch GATGTTGAAGGTCTGCCCCACCGCCGCCTCGCGATCCAGGAGCATGAGCAACGCATCGACGACGTCCGTGACGTGCGCGAAGCAACGGGTCTGCCGCCCATCACCGAAGACCGTGAGGGGTTCGCCGTTGACCGCCTGCCGTACCAGGCGAGGGATGACCATGCCGTAGGCCGGGCTCTGCCGCGGTCCCACGGTGTTGAACAGCCTCACCACGATCGTCGGAAGGCCCCGCTCCCGGTGGTAGGCGTTGGCCAGGATCTCGTCGACTGCCTTCGCCGTACTGTAGGCCCACCTCACGACGGACGGGCTCCCGAGAATGCGGTCCGCGTCCTCCCGCAGCGGTCCTGAGGAGTTCTTGCCGTAGATCTCGCTGGTGCTGGTGATCAGGACCTTTTTCCGGTGACGGTACGCGGCCTCGATAACGATCTCCGACCCGCGGATATTGGTCGTCAGGCACCGCAGCGGCTGTTCGACGATCAGCTTGACACCGACCGCCGCCGCGAGATGGACGACGACGTCGCACTGGCGGGTCAGCTCGTCGACCATGAGCTCGTCCAGGACGGATCCATGCACGAAGCCGAGGTTGGGATGCGGCCGGAGGTTGTGCAGCCGCCCGGTCGACAGGTTGTCCAGCACCACGACGGAGTCACCGCGGGCGAGCAACGCATCGGCCAGGTGCGACCCGACGAATCCGCTGCCGCCTGTTATCAGGTAGGTACTCTTTGCTGCCTTGCTCACAGGATTCCCCTTGGGTCACATATGCGAAGAGGTGTTATTTCCGGGGGGAAGTGGCGAGCAGGCAGGGGCACCGGGGCTGGGCAGGGCGGCGTTCTCGAACCAGGCCACCGTCATGCGGAGTCCTTCGTCGAGTTCCACCGGACGCACTGACGGGAACAGCCGGCGCAGCAGAAGGGGCGAGGCCTGTGATTCCCGGATGTCGCCGATCCGGGGAGGCAGGAAGGTCGCGTCGATCGGCCGACCGAGCACCTCACTCAGGGCGTCCTTGAGGTGCCGCAAGGTCACACGGGTGCCGAAGGCGAGGTTCACCGGTTTGGCATGGGTGACCTGGCGAACGATCGCCTCGACGACCACCTCCGCGACCGACCCCACAAAGGTGAAGTCCCGCGCCTGGTTTCCGTCGCCGTAGATGGGCACCGGTCGACCGCGCAGAGCCATCGACACGAACGTCGGCACGACCGCGGCGTAGGCGTGGTCCGCCGGCTGCAGCGGGCCATACACGTTGAAGAACCTGAAGGCCAGGACGGGCAGGCCGAAGCTCTCCGCGTACGCCAGCGCATAAGCCTCGGTCGCCAGCTTGCTCGCGCCATAAGGGCTGAGCGGCCGGGGTGGAAGATCCTCGTGCTTGTACGTCTCCTGGCAGTCGCCGTAGACGGAGGATGACGACGCGAGGACCAGGTGAGGCTTCGTCGGACGGCACGCCTGGAGCACGTTGAGGGTGCCCGTGGCGTTCACA from Nonomuraea polychroma encodes the following:
- a CDS encoding NAD-dependent epimerase/dehydratase family protein gives rise to the protein MSKAAKSTYLITGGSGFVGSHLADALLARGDSVVVLDNLSTGRLHNLRPHPNLGFVHGSVLDELMVDELTRQCDVVVHLAAAVGVKLIVEQPLRCLTTNIRGSEIVIEAAYRHRKKVLITSTSEIYGKNSSGPLREDADRILGSPSVVRWAYSTAKAVDEILANAYHRERGLPTIVVRLFNTVGPRQSPAYGMVIPRLVRQAVNGEPLTVFGDGRQTRCFAHVTDVVDALLMLLDREAAVGQTFNIGSDKEVSILELAKLIIQHTGSTSGIELIPYHEAYIQGFEDMTRRVPDTTKLRELTGWVPRRTLDEILIEVVKEARKDLLASVR
- a CDS encoding NAD-dependent epimerase/dehydratase family protein; translation: MRVLVTGGAGFIGANLCRALVARQEVEKITVLDDLSSGDLANLDGVEVDFVKGSILEEALLNELVADAGAVVHLAARPSVPRSLADPMASHTVNATGTLNVLQACRPTKPHLVLASSSSVYGDCQETYKHEDLPPRPLSPYGASKLATEAYALAYAESFGLPVLAFRFFNVYGPLQPADHAYAAVVPTFVSMALRGRPVPIYGDGNQARDFTFVGSVAEVVVEAIVRQVTHAKPVNLAFGTRVTLRHLKDALSEVLGRPIDATFLPPRIGDIRESQASPLLLRRLFPSVRPVELDEGLRMTVAWFENAALPSPGAPACSPLPPGNNTSSHM